The DNA window GTTTGAGCAATTGACTGATTTGATATCAATAATGCAAAGACAAATGCAAAGACAAAGATGTATTTTTTCATTTTATAGATAATTTAATCAAATATAATTAATTAAAACAATTTTGGCAAAAACACAATCAACCCAATAGCAACAGCCATTATAGCTGCCACCAAAACTGCTCCGGCTGCAACATCTTTTACTTTTTTTGCCAAGGGATGAAATTGCGGTGATACCAAATCGGTTAGAAATTCAATCGCAGTATTAAACATTTCAGCAGCAAATACAAATCCAATAGCAACAATCAGCCAACACCATTCGACAGCAGTTACATGATAAATAAAACCCAAAACAATCACCACAATTGCCGAAAGTAAATGAATCCAAGCATTGTGTTGTGTTTTAAAAAATGTAATCAATCCTTGAAAAGCAAATCCAAAACTCAAAAGTCGATCGCCAATACTAAATGATTTATTTTCCTTCATGTTGTTTGTGATTGATTAATGTATTCAATGTCCAATAACTTACCATCAAAAATACGGAAAAGAAAAAGGTGACTCCAACCATTCGGGTATTATTCATCGGATTCATCACCATATTTATGATATCGGAGAACAAAGTGATTGGGTTGGTGATGATGTCCCAACTGTTATATCTCGGATAGCGACCCAAGTAAATGCCAAAACTACACAATACCAGCAGCCCTCCAATAAATACATTGACCACAGGAGCAGATAAACGTGATCGTAATACTTTTTGAATTTCCATCAAGGATGAATAGCCTAGCAATAAACCATTCCAAGCAAATGAAAGTATTAATACCAAATCGAACCACAGCGGGATTTCGGAACGTAAACGCAGATGAAACAAATCGGTTAAAATGTAAGGCGAATTAGGGAAAAACAAAAGCCAAGCAGAAAATACTCCCAGCTTTTTTATTCTGGATGTATCCGTTTTGTTCATTTCTGAAAGAGCAAAGGCCAAAAGGAATGGTATCCAGGCTAAAAATAAATTCCAAGTAAGAAACACAAACATGATGTTGCCACTCCATTGAATGCGGAAATACAATAAGATGACACTCATTGCCGATGAAACGGCCATTACTTTGATAAATCGTTTATTCATTTTTTCAATCAGTTAATTTAAAATTTGATTCAATTCTTTTTGTGTTATGATTTTTTTAATCGGTTGTACATCATCCAGATTGCTAAGCAAATAATGACTTGTCCCATTCCAAACAACCACCAATTAAATTCTTGCGGAACATAATTTTTTACTTCATCAAACATGTTCTCGTTGCTCGATAAGGTCCAGATTCCGCGATCTGCTCCGTAATTAGAAATATAAATTAGATAATCCCACATGAATGAAAGAATAGCGGTGATACTTCCCACAATCAAGAGTATCCATTCTTTAAAAGCGATGTGAACATGTTTTTCTTTTTCCTGAAAATAAACCACTACAAACATTAAAACAATCATCGACAAAGAAACAAGGCAAGGAGCGATTACCGGTCCGACCCATGGAACAGGTACTAAGAATAAAATATCCCAGGTAAAGAAAGATTCCGGCCAGTTGAGGATTACTTTTAAAAACACATAATAAAAAATATCCCAAATGGCAAAGCTGTAAAGAAAAAACACAAACCGTTGTACCGTATTTTTTCCTGCCATCACTCCTGCTCCAATCAACATGATGATGGTTGCGATCTCACGAAAAAACTCGGTTGTAGCGATGTCTCGTGTGACAGGGATCAGCGGAAACTTAAATCCTTCCGGATAATAGAGTTTTCTCAAATACACCACAACGGAGGTTTCTAAAAACCCATGGCTATGCTAAATACGGTAAGCCATACAATTGTTTTTACGATTGGCTTCATGTTTATCGGGTATAATCAATGGCTACTTGGTTGGCTTCTATCTGAACATTTGGAAATGTTTTTTGCAACACTGCAAAACCTTCCGGAGTGATGCTTCCAATGCGAAGTTTTTTCAATTTCTTCAAAGCCAATAACGGAGCATAACTTTTAATGCGATTGTATTCTCCTGAAAGATCCAACACTTCAATGTTTCTTAATCGCTGTAGCGGATAAATGTCTTTGATGTTATTGCCACTCAAATCCAATTCTCTTAATGATTTAAACGCAGGCAGCTTATCCAGGCTATCCAATTGTCCGTTCTTAATTTTCAGAACTTCCAGTCTTGGGAATAGCTTTAACTCCGATAAATCGTATAGTTGGTTGTTCAATAGCACCAAGGAGCGAAGGTGATCAAAAGGCTTTAATGGTTTTAACGATTGAAAATAATTGTATTGAAACTCGAGCGTATCCACCTGATCCTTGATGGCAAGGATGTCGTTGTAGGTTCTTGTTTTTTCCATACAATGTGATTCCCACTCCATTTGCTCGTAATCACGCATAAAGGTTAATAGTTTATTGGCCAAACCTGATTTAAAATCATAGTAATACGTTCCTCTCGAAAAATTATAATAATCACGTGCCTCAAAATCATCTGCATTGGCAGCAGCATCTGGCAAAGTGAGTAATTGTGGTAAGTTTTTATAACTCAAATCGAGCAACAAGTATTTTTCAAGTTTCTTATGTTCATCCGTATATTTTTTAATATTAAAATTAGTGATGATAATATCCCAATTAAAAAAGCAAGACACCACCAGGAAATAATAATAAACGGCTGCATTCACACGAAACAGGTACCAGTTGGTTTTTAACTTCACCACTTTAATAAAGGTGGTTATCAAGCCAATTAAGGCTAAAATCAGATACACGTATACTCCGATTTTTTTATAGGAAATTCCGGATTCTTCGATGTATAAATTATTGCGGTAAGCGGTTGAGAAGATCATGAACGCATTTTGCAAAATCCACAACAACGCCATTATTTTCAACCATTTGCTTGGTTTATGATAATTCAATTCTCCTCTGAAGTAAAACAAAATAATACAAATAGCTACAATGATGGACGTAATCAATGTTCCTATTCCATCGTGAACAAATCCTTTGTGATTGACACCTTTGGGCAAGGTTCCATCAAACAAGAAATAGTTAATATCCAACACATTTAAAATTAAGAGCAAGCTGTTCAGCATCACAAACAAAATTATTCCGGATAAATTTTCGTTATCGATGCGCATCAACCCATTCAGAAAATTTTTGCGGGAAGCAATTTCTGGTGTTAATTCTAAGGATACACTCTTGTCCCAATTGTAAAAACCCGGCATAATTTTATTGTGAAAGAATCCATAAAGCAAGAACAAACCACCCAACGTAAAAAACATCCAGCCAATGGAAATAAAATCCAAATTGATGTTTTTTGTAAAATCATAAAACAATGGATTAGATGTTTGGTAAAAGAAAAAGAACAATACAGCGATTAAAAATGGGATCACAAACAGAAACAATTTGACATAAAACGGTCTGCGGTAGACGCCAGCAACTTGTTGCTTTTTACGATTTACCCAATCGACAAACATAAATACGCAGGATGTACTTATCGAACATATGGTTAAAAAAATGCTTGTCAGAAAAGAGGTTTGTGGTTGAATGCTTAAAGCTGATAAAATAAACAATGAGAATAAATTGGCCCATATCGCTAAGGCACTTCCATACATAAAAATGAAGAAAGAAGAAGCCAATGTTCCGATGGCAACCGACAACCAAACTTTATTCTTTATCAAATCGGGTTGTCTGAATACCAGTAATCCAACAATTAATGCATTAAAAAGTAAGAAATTGATTCCTGCGGATTGGTCGTAAAACAACGCACCATACACAAATACAGAAATTAGAATTGCCCAATCATTTTTTTTCATGTTTTATTTTTTTAGAGGTTATGAATTCTGCCGGATAAAAACGAGCTTTAAGCGTATTTATTTTGTTGTTCTAACAATCGAATATTCTTGTAGGTAAGGAACAAGGGAATAAAACCAAATACACCAAACGAACAATCAATTAATTGCCAGAAGAAAGGAATTTGTCGAATTGGTCCAGCGATGAAAGCCAAAGGAAATACCATCACGCAGGCAATCATTCCAAATTGAATTACCCAAATGTTTTTACCGGGTCGATGAGCGGACCGATAAATACAGTAGCAATCACAATGTGCGCAAAAGCCAACCAATCCGTTCCATAAGAAAGATGCGGATAAAGTGTAGTTACAGAACTTACTTCATTGTAAATGGTCGTTAACCAACCTTGCATGAATTCCGGAAAAGCGGAGATGTGTTTCATTAAAAATGCAAGCTCTGTTTGGATTGGAAATGCGGTAACTCCG is part of the Bacteroidota bacterium genome and encodes:
- a CDS encoding diacylglycerol kinase family protein, with product MKENKSFSIGDRLLSFGFAFQGLITFFKTQHNAWIHLLSAIVVIVLGFIYHVTAVEWCWLIVAIGFVFAAEMFNTAIEFLTDLVSPQFHPLAKKVKDVAAGAVLVAAIMAVAIGLIVFLPKLF
- a CDS encoding DUF1361 domain-containing protein translates to MNKRFIKVMAVSSAMSVILLYFRIQWSGNIMFVFLTWNLFLAWIPFLLAFALSEMNKTDTSRIKKLGVFSAWLLFFPNSPYILTDLFHLRLRSEIPLWFDLVLILSFAWNGLLLGYSSLMEIQKVLRSRLSAPVVNVFIGGLLVLCSFGIYLGRYPRYNSWDIITNPITLFSDIINMVMNPMNNTRMVGVTFFFSVFLMVSYWTLNTLINHKQHEGK
- a CDS encoding DUF4173 domain-containing protein, with product MKKNDWAILISVFVYGALFYDQSAGINFLLFNALIVGLLVFRQPDLIKNKVWLSVAIGTLASSFFIFMYGSALAIWANLFSLFILSALSIQPQTSFLTSIFLTICSISTSCVFMFVDWVNRKKQQVAGVYRRPFYVKLFLFVIPFLIAVLFFFFYQTSNPLFYDFTKNINLDFISIGWMFFTLGGLFLLYGFFHNKIMPGFYNWDKSVSLELTPEIASRKNFLNGLMRIDNENLSGIILFVMLNSLLLILNVLDINYFLFDGTLPKGVNHKGFVHDGIGTLITSIIVAICIILFYFRGELNYHKPSKWLKIMALLWILQNAFMIFSTAYRNNLYIEESGISYKKIGVYVYLILALIGLITTFIKVVKLKTNWYLFRVNAAVYYYFLVVSCFFNWDIIITNFNIKKYTDEHKKLEKYLLLDLSYKNLPQLLTLPDAAANADDFEARDYYNFSRGTYYYDFKSGLANKLLTFMRDYEQMEWESHCMEKTRTYNDILAIKDQVDTLEFQYNYFQSLKPLKPFDHLRSLVLLNNQLYDLSELKLFPRLEVLKIKNGQLDSLDKLPAFKSLRELDLSGNNIKDIYPLQRLRNIEVLDLSGEYNRIKSYAPLLALKKLKKLRIGSITPEGFAVLQKTFPNVQIEANQVAIDYTR